The following proteins come from a genomic window of Solwaraspora sp. WMMA2065:
- a CDS encoding DUF6403 family protein: MDAATVSRDAAPRPVAEAEQLLTRAQNLAAAVLGQQIIDLHRRCARAQRGAAGGNQDAVGGTGERGDFVRRYRRLTMDYTDLLADIVAADRADRPDVDRLTERLEQLIGRGRELADSLAVPGN, encoded by the coding sequence ATCGACGCGGCCACGGTCAGCCGCGACGCAGCGCCCCGGCCGGTCGCCGAGGCGGAGCAGCTGCTCACCCGGGCGCAGAACCTCGCCGCCGCCGTGCTCGGCCAGCAGATCATCGACCTGCACCGCCGGTGCGCGCGGGCGCAACGAGGCGCGGCCGGCGGCAACCAAGACGCGGTCGGTGGCACCGGGGAGCGAGGTGACTTCGTCCGGCGGTACCGTCGACTCACCATGGACTACACCGACCTGCTTGCCGACATCGTCGCCGCCGACCGGGCCGACCGGCCGGACGTCGACCGGCTCACCGAGCGGCTGGAGCAGTTGATCGGACGTGGCCGCGAGCTGGCCGACTCGCTCGCCGTACCGGGGAACTGA
- a CDS encoding acVLRF1 family peptidyl-tRNA hydrolase: protein MRGARPAAGGGRWVEISPERLRGWLDGFYGRHDGAAEDSLTLTGASNGDTATLHPPPGFDGINDVDGLLTALIRPPRIGLLLARKGAVAAGVVDGTAVVVSKVERHYVQGRTAAGGQSQQRYARRRDNQATAAANRAADVVARVLLPYGTADAEEPIGALVCGGDRLMVDAVLADRRLAPLLPLRHPHLLDCPEPRLAVLQDAAVAARRVRIHLVP, encoded by the coding sequence ATGCGCGGAGCGCGGCCGGCGGCCGGCGGCGGCCGGTGGGTGGAGATCTCCCCGGAGCGTCTGCGGGGCTGGCTGGACGGCTTCTACGGCCGGCACGACGGCGCCGCCGAGGACAGCCTGACCCTGACCGGGGCCAGCAACGGCGACACGGCGACCCTGCACCCGCCGCCCGGCTTCGACGGGATCAACGACGTCGACGGTCTGCTCACCGCACTGATCCGGCCGCCGCGCATCGGCCTGCTGCTGGCCCGCAAGGGTGCGGTGGCGGCCGGTGTCGTCGACGGCACCGCCGTCGTCGTGTCCAAGGTGGAGCGGCACTATGTGCAGGGACGCACCGCCGCCGGCGGGCAGTCACAGCAGCGGTACGCCCGGCGGCGCGACAACCAGGCGACGGCGGCGGCCAACCGGGCCGCCGACGTCGTGGCCCGGGTGCTGCTGCCGTACGGCACCGCCGACGCCGAGGAGCCGATCGGCGCACTGGTCTGCGGCGGCGACCGGTTGATGGTCGACGCGGTCCTCGCCGACCGGCGGCTGGCACCGTTGCTGCCGCTGCGCCACCCGCACCTGCTGGACTGCCCCGAGCCACGGCTCGCCGTACTGCAGGACGCCGCAGTCGCCGCCCGCCGAGTCCGCATCCACCTGGTGCCGTAA
- a CDS encoding prenyltransferase yields the protein MTVTSRPTTDPPVGERADQTGRTDWHGFIRLARLRFLLYNLLPVGLAVAVSVHQGYPLHLGWYVLAQLFAWTVHLMTHYCNEYFDLAADRANVYFTPWTGGSRALVDGLVPPVVALGTAFVLAAVAQLMIVAMPDWPTRLAATAAVVLAWFYTAPPGRFNYRGLGEVTVAAILNGLWPIVAVLLQTGTVPVLLLVVLAPTALLQTVRMMVMNLGDRRSDKQVGKRTIPVIIGYGRAVRVIVTAQPVAYAALTGSALAGWVPWLVWAPMTATAAISGWLVLRLCRGDMRDLDPRRMTPVVFWASNHVSLIVGAAMLGVLLDAARTGADGGALTLLGAVLAGYVGLFAHRLWLVGRTRPTSAPADRR from the coding sequence ATGACTGTGACGAGCCGACCGACCACCGACCCGCCGGTCGGGGAACGCGCCGACCAGACCGGCCGGACCGACTGGCACGGGTTCATCCGGCTGGCCCGGCTGCGCTTCCTGCTCTACAACCTGCTCCCGGTGGGGCTCGCGGTGGCGGTCTCGGTGCACCAGGGCTATCCGCTGCACCTCGGCTGGTACGTCCTGGCGCAACTGTTCGCCTGGACGGTCCACCTGATGACGCACTACTGCAACGAGTACTTCGACCTCGCGGCCGACCGGGCCAACGTCTACTTCACCCCGTGGACCGGCGGCAGCCGGGCACTCGTCGACGGGCTGGTGCCACCGGTGGTGGCGTTGGGCACCGCATTCGTCCTGGCCGCCGTGGCACAGTTGATGATCGTCGCGATGCCGGACTGGCCGACCCGGTTGGCCGCCACCGCCGCCGTCGTGCTGGCCTGGTTCTACACCGCGCCGCCCGGCCGGTTCAACTACCGCGGCCTGGGTGAGGTGACCGTCGCGGCGATCCTCAACGGGCTGTGGCCGATTGTCGCTGTGCTGCTGCAGACCGGCACCGTGCCGGTCCTGCTGCTGGTGGTCCTCGCTCCGACCGCGCTGCTGCAGACCGTACGGATGATGGTGATGAACCTCGGCGACCGCCGCTCCGACAAGCAGGTCGGCAAGCGCACGATCCCGGTCATCATCGGCTACGGCCGGGCGGTACGCGTCATCGTCACCGCCCAACCGGTCGCCTACGCCGCGCTGACCGGCTCCGCCCTCGCCGGCTGGGTACCCTGGCTGGTCTGGGCACCGATGACGGCGACCGCGGCGATCTCCGGCTGGCTGGTGCTGCGGCTGTGCCGGGGCGACATGCGCGACCTCGACCCGCGACGGATGACCCCGGTGGTCTTCTGGGCCTCCAACCACGTCTCGCTGATCGTCGGCGCGGCGATGCTCGGCGTCCTGCTCGACGCGGCCCGCACCGGCGCCGACGGCGGCGCGCTCACCCTGCTCGGCGCGGTCCTCGCCGGATACGTGGGCCTGTTCGCCCACCGGCTGTGGCTGGTCGGGCGGACCCGCCCGACCAGCGCCCCGGCCGACCGCCGCTGA